In a single window of the Tribolium castaneum strain GA2 chromosome 8, icTriCast1.1, whole genome shotgun sequence genome:
- the LOC135266895 gene encoding LOW QUALITY PROTEIN: histone H4-like (The sequence of the model RefSeq protein was modified relative to this genomic sequence to represent the inferred CDS: deleted 1 base in 1 codon) produces the protein MTGRGKGGKGLGKGGAKRHRKVLRDNIQGITKPAIRRLARRGGVKRISGLIYEETRGVLKVFLENVIRDAVTYTEHAKRKTVTAMDVVYALKRQGRTLYGFGG, from the exons atgaccggtcgtggcaaaggtggaaagggattgggaaaaggtggagcaaaacgtcatcgtaaagttttacgtgataacatccagggcatcacgaagcccgcgatcagaagattggcacgtcgtggaggagtgaaacgtatctccggtctcatttacgaagaaaccagaggtgtcctgaaggtattcctcgaaaacgtcattcgtgatgccgtcacctacaccgaacacgcaaaacgtaaaaccgtcaccgccatggatgtcgtttacgctttgaagcgtcaagggcgt acactttacggttttggcggttaa